From a single Intestinibaculum porci genomic region:
- a CDS encoding cell division FtsA domain-containing protein, whose translation MKEIYAVLDIGSTTIKLLVAETVSANINILFSKKIPSHGIVKGNIKDMDAVVKDIRTIVKECDNELGTTMKSVALVLPSNDAKIYLGDGITKVNSANDRVGVEDVLRALKLSRRFELSKNEDVVSTIPIRYHTDTKTMEKIPLGVKSASLKADTMIVTARKKHLYSYLGAVEQAGLSLLDITIDAYASAKEAFDAAYLQEGAILIDIGYRNATIAFFEDGYLKYLSQAHVGGFDLTKAIATAWDIPLDKAELYKVKYGTCEKGLGDDDIIHTIKKDDELINYTQADLSQVLCDAVTDMMGQIKAKIDVINDGRNYETLIVGGGGELPYLDQVATKALGSPVRCYRPETIGARDMSYVPALGMIYYINDRKELLGEDAVSLTLPDISSTMNLRLKGLTKAKTEEKHKGRFKRLMDTFFSEED comes from the coding sequence ATGAAAGAAATTTATGCCGTTTTGGATATCGGTTCTACGACAATTAAATTACTGGTAGCTGAAACAGTGAGCGCAAATATCAATATTCTCTTTTCTAAAAAAATCCCCAGTCATGGTATTGTGAAAGGGAATATCAAAGATATGGATGCAGTAGTCAAAGATATCAGGACTATTGTGAAAGAGTGTGATAATGAGTTAGGGACGACCATGAAGTCAGTGGCCTTAGTCTTACCATCCAATGATGCGAAGATTTACTTAGGTGATGGGATCACCAAGGTCAATTCAGCTAATGACCGTGTGGGCGTGGAAGATGTCTTAAGAGCTCTAAAACTCTCACGACGCTTTGAGTTATCAAAGAATGAAGATGTCGTATCGACGATTCCGATCCGTTATCATACGGATACAAAGACAATGGAGAAGATTCCGCTAGGCGTTAAATCAGCTTCTTTAAAAGCGGATACGATGATTGTCACAGCGCGCAAGAAACATTTATATAGTTATTTAGGAGCGGTGGAACAAGCCGGTCTCTCGTTATTAGATATTACAATTGATGCCTATGCCTCAGCGAAGGAAGCCTTCGATGCAGCCTATCTGCAGGAAGGGGCGATCCTCATTGATATTGGGTATCGCAATGCAACCATCGCCTTCTTTGAAGATGGTTATCTGAAATACTTAAGTCAGGCGCATGTCGGCGGCTTTGATTTAACCAAAGCGATTGCGACGGCCTGGGATATTCCTTTAGATAAAGCCGAGCTTTATAAAGTGAAATATGGGACCTGTGAAAAGGGCTTAGGGGATGATGATATCATTCATACCATTAAGAAGGATGATGAACTGATTAATTATACACAGGCGGATTTATCGCAGGTGTTATGTGATGCTGTCACTGATATGATGGGACAGATCAAAGCTAAAATTGATGTCATTAATGATGGCCGCAATTATGAAACTTTAATTGTTGGCGGCGGCGGTGAATTGCCGTACTTAGATCAGGTCGCTACGAAAGCCTTAGGCTCACCGGTGCGCTGTTATCGCCCGGAAACGATCGGGGCGCGCGATATGAGCTATGTCCCTGCGTTAGGAATGATCTATTACATTAATGACCGCAAAGAACTGCTCGGAGAGGACGCTGTATCGTTGACTCTGCCGGATATTTCAAGTACAATGAATTTGCGTTTAAAAGGCTTGACAAAAGCAAAAACAGAAGAAAAACACAAAGGGCGTTTCAAACGACTGATGGATACGTTCTTTAGTGAGGAAGATTAA
- the ftsZ gene encoding cell division protein FtsZ gives MDENMDFVQVAKIKVVGVGGGGCNAVTRMVTDGVKGVEFYVANTDAQMLKGITDVNKIVLGKDLTHGLGAGGNPEIGRKAAVEAENEIREALTGANMVFVAAGMGGGTGTGAAPIVAKIARELGALTVGVVTSPFTFEGPRRARQAQAGLADLKENVDSIIVVSNDRLLDAIGGRPMNEAFREADNVLRQAVQTITDLIAIPAFINLDFADVSSVMKDRGAALIGIGMSDGDNKAEEAAKRAISSPLLDVSIAGAKDAIVNVTGGPNITLYDANTALAAIREAVGNEVNTILGVAINDQLDDQIIVTIIATGFEDEEEPEMPHTSYTAKATAKAMESSFDEPDDDLDDDVPAFLKNRRI, from the coding sequence ATGGATGAAAATATGGATTTTGTGCAGGTTGCAAAAATAAAAGTTGTAGGTGTCGGCGGGGGAGGATGTAACGCCGTAACCCGCATGGTGACCGATGGTGTCAAAGGTGTTGAATTCTATGTTGCGAACACTGATGCCCAGATGTTAAAAGGGATTACCGATGTCAATAAAATTGTATTAGGAAAAGATTTAACGCATGGTTTAGGCGCCGGTGGAAATCCAGAAATCGGACGCAAAGCAGCGGTTGAAGCAGAAAATGAGATCAGAGAAGCTTTAACTGGGGCCAACATGGTATTCGTAGCAGCTGGTATGGGCGGCGGAACTGGGACTGGTGCAGCCCCAATCGTAGCTAAAATTGCCCGTGAATTAGGTGCTTTAACAGTTGGTGTCGTCACTTCTCCTTTCACTTTTGAAGGACCAAGACGTGCCCGTCAGGCACAGGCCGGCTTAGCTGATTTAAAAGAAAATGTCGATTCAATTATCGTTGTTTCTAATGACCGTTTACTTGATGCGATCGGTGGTCGTCCAATGAACGAAGCGTTCCGTGAAGCAGACAACGTATTACGTCAGGCAGTGCAGACAATTACTGACTTAATTGCCATTCCAGCATTTATCAACCTTGACTTCGCCGATGTATCTTCTGTCATGAAAGATCGTGGCGCAGCCTTAATCGGGATTGGTATGAGTGATGGTGACAACAAAGCTGAAGAAGCTGCGAAACGTGCTATTTCTTCACCATTATTAGACGTTTCTATCGCTGGGGCGAAAGATGCGATCGTCAATGTAACAGGTGGACCAAACATCACATTATATGATGCCAATACGGCTTTAGCCGCAATCCGTGAAGCAGTTGGTAATGAAGTCAACACAATCTTAGGGGTTGCCATTAATGATCAGTTAGATGATCAGATCATCGTCACAATTATCGCTACTGGTTTTGAAGATGAAGAAGAACCAGAAATGCCTCATACAAGCTATACTGCTAAGGCAACTGCCAAAGCAATGGAATCTAGCTTTGATGAACCAGATGATGATTTAGATGATGATGTTCCAGCATTTTTGAAAAATAGAAGAATTTAA
- a CDS encoding cell division protein FtsQ/DivIB: protein MAKKANKASGVKFNEYDKDQRKVLLKNKKRKRLKKRVKIVLVVVIIALVIVFFVNPISKIKSFTFYGNHQIKTSALEQASAPYKKSYFFAFSKKQYQEELKSMPLVNKARVSANVFGYVSVDIQEASIVAYGTIGKQTYILDDAKHVFALNDDYHIASLQKYPKLQKFKSVEMMQAFLKEYLKLPDIIRSSVSDILYDPTKTEDKQVRFIMDNGKAIVVRYDEMADELSVKKFNYQAYVAAYSDYCTFTIRNDRVVYMTKCK from the coding sequence ATGGCTAAGAAAGCCAACAAAGCATCAGGCGTCAAGTTTAATGAATATGATAAAGATCAGCGTAAGGTTTTATTAAAAAATAAGAAGCGGAAACGTCTTAAAAAACGAGTAAAGATCGTTTTGGTGGTGGTTATCATCGCTTTAGTGATTGTCTTTTTTGTTAATCCGATTTCGAAAATTAAAAGCTTCACTTTTTATGGCAATCACCAAATCAAAACATCGGCCTTAGAGCAGGCTTCTGCGCCCTATAAGAAAAGCTATTTCTTTGCTTTTTCAAAAAAGCAGTATCAGGAAGAATTAAAGAGCATGCCGCTCGTGAATAAAGCGCGTGTTTCGGCAAATGTCTTTGGCTATGTCAGTGTCGATATCCAGGAAGCAAGTATCGTCGCTTATGGGACAATTGGCAAGCAGACTTATATCTTAGATGATGCGAAGCATGTCTTTGCCTTAAATGATGATTATCATATTGCCTCATTGCAAAAGTATCCGAAACTGCAGAAGTTTAAAAGCGTAGAAATGATGCAGGCCTTCCTGAAGGAATATTTGAAGCTGCCGGATATTATTCGTTCATCAGTTTCGGATATTCTCTATGATCCGACAAAGACGGAAGACAAGCAGGTTCGCTTCATTATGGATAATGGGAAAGCAATCGTTGTGCGTTATGATGAAATGGCGGATGAATTAAGTGTGAAGAAGTTTAATTATCAGGCTTATGTGGCCGCCTACAGCGATTACTGTACCTTTACGATTCGCAATGATCGCGTGGTCTATATGACAAAATGTAAATAG